The following proteins are encoded in a genomic region of Streptococcus sp. 29892:
- the accB gene encoding acetyl-CoA carboxylase biotin carboxyl carrier protein, with translation MNITEIKDLMSQFDQSSLREFSYSNAGETLHFSKNQQATAVPSPAVEAPLVPVVPASQAPVPAVETNEPAPAEASSSPVAEGAVVESPLVGVAYLSPAPDKPAFVAVGDTVKKGQTLMIIEAMKVMNEVPADRDGVVTEILVANQDVVEFGQGLVRIK, from the coding sequence GTGAACATTACAGAAATAAAGGACTTGATGAGTCAGTTTGACCAGTCAAGTTTGCGAGAATTTTCATATAGCAATGCTGGGGAAACCTTGCATTTCAGTAAAAACCAGCAGGCGACAGCGGTTCCGAGTCCAGCGGTAGAAGCTCCGCTTGTTCCAGTAGTTCCTGCAAGCCAAGCCCCTGTACCAGCAGTTGAAACCAATGAGCCAGCTCCAGCAGAAGCCAGCTCAAGCCCTGTAGCGGAGGGTGCGGTAGTGGAAAGTCCACTGGTTGGTGTGGCCTATTTGTCACCAGCTCCTGACAAGCCAGCCTTTGTGGCAGTCGGTGATACGGTCAAAAAAGGACAGACCCTCATGATTATCGAAGCCATGAAGGTCATGAACGAAGTGCCTGCTGACCGTGACGGTGTGGTCACAGAGATTTTGGTGGCCAACCAAGATGTTGTAGAATTTGGACAAGGATTGGTACGCATCAAATGA
- a CDS encoding PTS sugar transporter subunit IIB, translated as MSIGIIIASHGEFAAGIHQSGQMIFGEQEKVQVVTFMPSEGPDDLYAKLNAAVDSFDADDEVLVLADLWSGSPFNQASRVAGERPDRKFAIITGLNLPMLIQAYTERLMDASAGVEKVAANIIKEAKDGIKVLPEELQPAEAAPAASAAQAPKGAIPPGTVIGDGKLKINLARIDTRLLHGQVATAWTPASKADRIIVASDTVAQDDLRKQLIKQAAPGNVKANVVPIKKLIEVSKDPRFGNTHALILFETPQEALEAIEGGVEIKELNVGSMAHSTGKTMVNTVLSMDKDDVATFERLRELGVKFDVRKVPNDSPKDLFDLINKADVK; from the coding sequence ATGAGTATTGGAATCATTATTGCAAGTCATGGTGAATTTGCAGCTGGCATTCATCAGTCTGGTCAAATGATTTTTGGCGAACAAGAAAAAGTTCAAGTTGTAACTTTTATGCCAAGTGAAGGACCAGATGATTTATATGCTAAGCTCAATGCAGCTGTTGACTCATTCGATGCTGATGATGAAGTGTTGGTATTGGCGGACCTTTGGAGTGGTTCTCCATTTAACCAAGCAAGTCGCGTTGCTGGCGAACGTCCAGACCGTAAATTTGCCATCATCACTGGACTTAACTTGCCAATGCTAATTCAAGCCTACACAGAGCGTCTAATGGATGCATCTGCGGGGGTTGAAAAGGTTGCCGCAAACATTATCAAGGAAGCCAAAGATGGTATCAAGGTTCTTCCAGAAGAACTTCAACCAGCTGAGGCTGCTCCAGCTGCAAGTGCTGCTCAAGCACCTAAAGGAGCAATCCCACCAGGAACTGTTATCGGTGATGGTAAGTTGAAAATCAACTTAGCGCGTATCGATACTCGTCTCTTGCATGGTCAGGTCGCTACTGCTTGGACTCCAGCTTCTAAGGCTGACCGTATCATCGTCGCTTCAGATACAGTTGCACAAGACGACCTTCGTAAGCAATTGATCAAGCAAGCGGCTCCAGGAAACGTTAAAGCAAACGTTGTTCCTATCAAGAAACTGATTGAGGTTTCTAAAGATCCTCGCTTCGGTAACACACACGCTTTGATTCTCTTTGAAACACCTCAAGAAGCTCTTGAAGCAATCGAAGGTGGCGTAGAAATCAAGGAATTGAACGTTGGTTCTATGGCTCACTCAACAGGTAAAACAATGGTGAACACTGTTCTTTCTATGGATAAGGACGATGTTGCAACCTTTGAACGCTTGCGTGAACTTGGTGTCAAATTCGATGTCCGTAAAGTTCCAAACGATTCACCAAAAGATTTGTTTGACTTGATTAACAAGGCAGATGTTAAATAA
- a CDS encoding CPBP family intramembrane glutamic endopeptidase — MLETFSQKLEWFCRKIWILLLAFLLLLIDHIPISILEQSTSPVAQWTAGLSSIGIVVFMCWLAERKGLAIWDRKILTWKGLGIVLLTYSVAQLFKYLGQFIMDLQGIEDTANQIGIEKLLQTIPFWLAFVRIACQAAITEETIVRGYLFKKLFEKHKILGIVVSGLIFAFLHGPTDLGSWIIYASPGFLMAYLYYKTDYLIYPMAVHFINNAWSVVAFYYFQ, encoded by the coding sequence ATGCTAGAAACATTCAGTCAAAAATTAGAGTGGTTTTGTCGGAAAATCTGGATTTTACTGCTGGCCTTTCTATTGTTGCTTATCGATCATATTCCAATTTCCATATTGGAACAATCCACCTCGCCAGTCGCTCAATGGACTGCAGGCCTATCTTCTATTGGAATAGTGGTCTTTATGTGTTGGTTGGCAGAAAGGAAAGGGCTAGCCATTTGGGATAGAAAAATCTTAACTTGGAAGGGTCTGGGTATTGTTCTCTTAACCTATAGTGTGGCCCAGTTGTTCAAGTATCTCGGGCAGTTTATCATGGACCTTCAAGGGATTGAAGATACCGCTAATCAGATTGGCATTGAAAAGCTGTTACAAACGATTCCTTTTTGGTTAGCCTTTGTCAGAATAGCCTGTCAGGCAGCCATTACCGAGGAGACCATTGTCAGAGGCTATCTATTCAAAAAGTTATTTGAAAAGCACAAGATATTAGGAATTGTAGTATCTGGTTTGATTTTTGCCTTCTTACATGGACCGACAGATTTGGGTTCTTGGATCATTTATGCCAGCCCAGGATTTTTAATGGCTTACCTCTACTACAAGACAGATTACCTCATCTATCCCATGGCAGTGCATTTTATCAATAATGCCTGGTCGGTAGTGGCTTTCTACTATTTTCAATAA
- a CDS encoding type II CAAX prenyl endopeptidase Rce1 family protein, with protein MKTFSQRLKWLGRKLWLLVRVLGLLVLAVIPIVILNSSVAQVAQWAAGLVSLVLIVFMYWRAERNGLAIWNRNILTWNGFGLVALTFSGIYLSKKLGYVIMDLQGIEDTANQLYIEMILEKIPAWLAFINFVCLPAISEEIIVRGYLFKKLFEKYKVLGIVVSGLIFALLHGPTDLGSWVLYSLPGFLYGYLYYKTDYLVYPMAVHFINNAWAFLAYYYL; from the coding sequence ATGAAAACATTTAGTCAACGATTGAAATGGCTTGGTCGAAAACTTTGGCTTTTGGTGAGAGTGCTTGGCTTGTTAGTCCTTGCTGTTATTCCGATTGTAATATTGAATAGCTCTGTCGCGCAAGTCGCGCAATGGGCTGCTGGTTTGGTATCACTGGTTTTGATTGTTTTTATGTACTGGCGAGCTGAGAGGAATGGCCTCGCTATTTGGAATAGGAACATCTTGACCTGGAATGGCTTTGGACTGGTAGCACTAACATTTTCAGGGATTTATTTAAGTAAAAAACTAGGTTATGTTATCATGGATCTTCAAGGAATTGAGGATACCGCTAATCAGCTGTATATTGAAATGATTTTGGAGAAAATACCAGCTTGGTTAGCCTTCATAAATTTTGTATGTCTACCTGCTATTTCAGAAGAAATAATTGTTAGAGGTTATCTGTTCAAGAAGTTATTTGAAAAGTACAAGGTTTTGGGAATTGTAGTCTCTGGTTTGATTTTTGCCCTCTTACACGGACCAACGGACTTGGGCTCTTGGGTTTTGTATTCTCTTCCGGGTTTCCTATATGGCTACCTGTATTATAAGACAGATTATCTTGTCTATCCCATGGCAGTTCATTTTATCAATAATGCTTGGGCCTTTTTGGCTTACTATTATCTATAG
- a CDS encoding PTS system mannose/fructose/sorbose family transporter subunit IID: protein MTEKIQLSVKDRKAICWRSTFLQASWNFERMQNLGWAYTMVPAIKKLYTKKEDQIAALKRHMEFFNTHPYVAAPIVGVTLALEEERANGADIDDAAIQGVKIGMMGPLAGIGDPVFWFTVRPILGALGASLAVSGNILGPILFFGLWNAIRMSFLWYTQEFGYKSGKEITKDMSGGILQDITKGASILGMFILAVLAQRWVSIGFNFTVSEVPLSEGAYIEWDKLPEGYEGIQKAFELVGQGLSQTPTKVTTFQQNLDGLIPGFMHLLLTFLCMWLLKKKVSPITIIVGLFAFGIAARLLGIM, encoded by the coding sequence ATGACAGAAAAAATTCAACTTTCAGTAAAAGATCGTAAAGCGATTTGCTGGCGTTCAACCTTCCTTCAAGCATCATGGAACTTTGAGCGTATGCAAAACTTGGGTTGGGCTTACACAATGGTTCCAGCTATCAAAAAACTTTACACTAAGAAAGAAGATCAAATTGCGGCTCTTAAACGCCACATGGAATTCTTTAACACACACCCATACGTTGCTGCACCTATCGTCGGTGTAACACTTGCCCTTGAAGAAGAGCGTGCAAACGGTGCTGACATCGATGATGCTGCTATCCAAGGTGTGAAAATCGGTATGATGGGACCTCTCGCTGGTATCGGTGACCCAGTATTCTGGTTTACAGTACGTCCTATCCTCGGTGCCCTAGGTGCTTCACTTGCTGTGTCAGGTAACATCCTTGGCCCAATCCTCTTCTTCGGTCTTTGGAACGCTATCCGTATGAGCTTCCTATGGTACACTCAAGAGTTTGGTTACAAATCAGGTAAAGAAATCACTAAAGATATGTCAGGTGGTATCCTCCAAGACATCACTAAAGGGGCTTCTATCCTCGGTATGTTCATCCTTGCCGTACTTGCTCAACGTTGGGTATCTATCGGCTTCAACTTCACGGTTTCTGAAGTTCCACTCTCAGAAGGTGCCTACATCGAGTGGGATAAATTGCCAGAAGGCTACGAAGGTATCCAAAAAGCCTTTGAATTGGTTGGTCAAGGTTTGTCACAAACTCCAACTAAAGTTACTACCTTCCAACAAAACTTGGACGGTCTTATCCCAGGCTTCATGCACTTGCTTCTTACCTTCCTATGTATGTGGTTGTTGAAGAAAAAAGTTTCTCCAATCACTATCATCGTTGGTTTGTTCGCATTCGGTATCGCAGCTCGCCTACTTGGAATTATGTAA
- a CDS encoding PspC domain-containing protein → MNKKWYKDKSRGELAGVIAGLYDYFNLYENYGWKLENVRLVVIILAIVTNLPFLTAYIILAILLPDKSELN, encoded by the coding sequence ATGAACAAGAAATGGTATAAGGACAAAAGTCGTGGTGAACTGGCTGGCGTCATCGCTGGCCTGTATGACTACTTCAATCTATACGAAAACTACGGTTGGAAATTAGAGAACGTTCGATTGGTGGTCATTATATTAGCTATTGTCACCAATCTCCCCTTTCTAACCGCCTATATCATTCTGGCCATACTTTTACCAGACAAGTCCGAACTCAACTAA
- the serS gene encoding serine--tRNA ligase, translating into MLDIKRIRTDFDGVAAKLATRGVAAETLANIKELDAKRREILVTVEELKAERNTVSAEIAQAKRNKENADDKIAAMQKLSADVKNLDAELLEIDEKLNAILAVLPNTPHDSVPVGADEEENVEVRRWGTPREFTFEPKAHWDLGEDLDILDWERGAKVTGARFLFYKNLGARLERALYNFMLDEHIAEGYQEIITPYMVNHDSMFGTGQYPKFKEDTFELADTNFVLIPTAEVPLTNYYRNEILEEKDLPIYFTAMSPSFRSEAGSAGRDTRGLIRLHQFHKVEMVKFATPEQSYDELEKMTANAENILQKLGLPYRVLALCTGDMGFSAAKTYDLEVWIPAQNAYREISSCSNTEDFQARRAQIRYRDAADGKVKLLHTLNGSGLAVGRTVAAILENYQNEDGSVTIPEVLRPYMGGVEVIKP; encoded by the coding sequence ATGCTAGATATCAAACGTATTCGTACAGATTTTGACGGAGTGGCTGCTAAACTTGCTACTCGTGGTGTGGCTGCTGAAACCTTGGCAAACATCAAGGAATTGGATGCAAAACGCCGCGAAATCTTGGTCACTGTAGAAGAATTAAAAGCAGAGCGCAACACTGTTTCTGCCGAGATTGCTCAAGCAAAACGCAACAAGGAAAATGCTGATGACAAGATTGCGGCTATGCAAAAATTGTCTGCGGACGTGAAAAACTTGGATGCTGAGCTCTTGGAAATTGACGAAAAACTAAATGCCATCCTTGCAGTTCTTCCGAATACACCTCACGATTCTGTCCCTGTTGGTGCAGACGAAGAAGAAAACGTGGAAGTTCGCCGTTGGGGTACTCCACGTGAATTCACTTTCGAGCCAAAAGCTCACTGGGATTTGGGCGAAGACCTGGATATTTTGGACTGGGAACGTGGGGCAAAAGTAACCGGAGCCCGCTTCCTCTTCTACAAGAACTTAGGTGCCCGCTTGGAGCGTGCCCTCTACAACTTCATGTTGGACGAGCATATCGCAGAAGGCTACCAGGAAATCATCACGCCTTATATGGTCAACCACGACTCTATGTTCGGTACTGGTCAATATCCTAAGTTCAAGGAAGATACTTTTGAGTTGGCAGATACCAACTTCGTCCTCATCCCAACTGCGGAAGTGCCGTTGACCAACTACTACCGTAACGAGATTTTGGAAGAAAAAGACCTGCCAATCTACTTCACAGCCATGAGCCCGTCTTTCCGTTCTGAAGCTGGTTCTGCTGGTCGTGACACCCGTGGTCTTATCCGCCTTCACCAATTCCACAAGGTTGAAATGGTCAAATTTGCCACACCAGAACAGTCTTATGATGAATTGGAAAAAATGACCGCAAACGCAGAAAATATCCTTCAAAAATTAGGCTTGCCATACCGCGTTTTAGCTCTCTGTACAGGAGATATGGGCTTCTCAGCAGCTAAGACTTATGACTTGGAAGTCTGGATTCCTGCCCAAAATGCCTACCGTGAAATCTCAAGCTGTTCAAATACCGAGGATTTCCAAGCTCGTCGTGCCCAAATCCGCTACCGCGATGCTGCTGACGGCAAGGTCAAATTGCTCCACACCCTCAACGGTTCTGGTCTAGCGGTTGGTCGTACAGTGGCTGCCATCCTTGAAAACTATCAAAATGAAGACGGTTCTGTCACCATTCCAGAAGTTCTCCGTCCATACATGGGTGGGGTAGAAGTGATTAAACCTTAG
- a CDS encoding acetyl-CoA carboxylase biotin carboxylase subunit, which yields MFEKILIANRGEIAVRIIRAARELGIATVAVYSEADKEALHTMLADEAVCIGPARSTDSYLNMQAVISAAVVTGAQAIHPGFGFLSENSKFATLCEEVGIKFIGPSGTVMDTMGDKINARAEMIKAQVPVIPGSDGEVLTSQEALEIAEKIGYPVMLKASAGGGGKGIRKVEKAEDLVPAFESASSEAKAAFGNGAMYMERVVYPARHIEVQILADQHGHVIHLGERDCSLQRNNQKVLEEAPSIAIGQTMRERIGQAAVRAAQSVGYENAGTIEFLLDEAKGEFYFMEMNTRVQVEHPVTEFVTGVDIVKEQIKIAAGQELSVRQEDVRITGHAIECRINAENPAFNFAPSPGKISNLYLPSGGVGLRVDSAVYPGYTIPPYYDSMIAKVIVHGENRFEALMKMQRALYELEIDGVVTNTDFQLDLISDKRVVAGDYDTAYLMEEFLPRYQEELKK from the coding sequence ATGTTTGAGAAGATTTTGATTGCCAATCGTGGTGAGATTGCGGTGCGGATTATTCGTGCGGCCAGAGAGTTGGGGATTGCGACGGTGGCTGTCTATTCAGAGGCTGACAAGGAAGCTCTCCACACCATGTTGGCAGATGAGGCTGTCTGTATCGGCCCAGCCCGTTCGACAGACTCCTATCTCAATATGCAGGCAGTCATCTCGGCGGCTGTTGTGACAGGTGCCCAGGCCATTCATCCTGGCTTTGGATTTTTGAGTGAAAACTCTAAATTTGCCACCCTCTGTGAAGAGGTCGGTATCAAATTTATCGGACCTTCTGGGACGGTCATGGATACCATGGGGGATAAAATCAATGCTCGGGCAGAGATGATTAAGGCTCAAGTGCCTGTTATTCCAGGATCAGACGGTGAAGTCTTAACCAGCCAAGAAGCCCTTGAAATTGCTGAGAAAATTGGCTACCCTGTCATGCTCAAGGCATCGGCAGGTGGTGGCGGTAAGGGAATTCGTAAGGTGGAAAAAGCCGAAGACCTAGTGCCAGCCTTCGAATCAGCTTCCAGCGAAGCCAAGGCAGCCTTTGGTAATGGAGCCATGTATATGGAGCGTGTTGTCTATCCAGCTCGTCACATCGAAGTACAGATTTTGGCAGACCAGCACGGTCATGTCATTCATCTGGGAGAACGGGACTGTTCCCTTCAACGCAACAACCAGAAGGTTCTGGAGGAAGCTCCGTCTATCGCCATTGGTCAGACCATGCGGGAACGTATCGGTCAAGCAGCGGTGCGGGCTGCCCAGTCAGTTGGTTATGAAAATGCGGGGACCATTGAGTTTCTTTTGGATGAAGCCAAGGGCGAATTTTACTTCATGGAAATGAACACACGGGTGCAGGTGGAACATCCAGTTACCGAATTTGTCACCGGTGTGGATATTGTCAAGGAGCAAATCAAGATCGCGGCTGGTCAGGAACTCAGCGTCCGTCAAGAAGATGTGCGGATTACAGGCCATGCCATTGAATGCCGTATCAATGCTGAAAATCCAGCCTTCAACTTCGCCCCAAGTCCAGGTAAGATTTCCAATCTCTACCTGCCAAGCGGTGGCGTTGGTCTGCGTGTGGACTCGGCAGTTTACCCGGGCTACACTATTCCGCCTTACTATGATTCTATGATTGCCAAGGTCATCGTGCATGGGGAAAATCGGTTTGAAGCCCTGATGAAGATGCAGCGAGCTCTCTACGAATTGGAAATTGACGGAGTGGTGACCAATACCGACTTCCAGCTGGATTTGATTTCCGATAAGCGAGTGGTGGCAGGTGACTACGATACTGCCTACCTCATGGAAGAATTTTTACCTCGCTATCAGGAAGAATTAAAAAAGTAA
- a CDS encoding DUF956 family protein: MAQSLNKHVELSTTGVSYLSLAGGTVGKFLLGDQALEFYADNNVENYVQIPWTSIDQIGANVSNKKISRHFEVYTDSGKFLFASKDSGKILKIAREHIGNDKVVKLPTLLQILGQKISNLFAKK, translated from the coding sequence ATGGCACAATCATTAAACAAACACGTCGAACTATCCACAACAGGCGTTTCCTATCTCAGTCTTGCAGGTGGAACGGTTGGCAAGTTCCTGCTAGGTGATCAAGCTCTGGAATTTTATGCTGATAACAACGTTGAAAATTACGTTCAAATTCCTTGGACATCTATCGATCAAATCGGTGCCAATGTTTCCAACAAGAAAATCAGTCGCCACTTCGAAGTCTATACTGATAGCGGCAAATTCCTTTTTGCTTCTAAAGATTCTGGTAAAATCCTAAAAATTGCTCGTGAACATATTGGCAATGATAAGGTGGTCAAACTACCAACTCTCCTGCAAATTCTAGGACAGAAAATCTCAAATCTATTTGCAAAAAAATAA
- a CDS encoding PTS mannose/fructose/sorbose transporter subunit IIC produces the protein MSDISIISAILVVFVAFLAGMEGVLDQFQFHQPIVACTLIGLVTGNLTAGVMLGGTLQLVALGWSNIGAAIAPDAALASVAAAIILIKGGDFSATAISVAQGLAIPLAVAGLFLTMLVRTASVALVHGADAAAERGDFGALERYHLIALSLQGLRIAVPAALLLAIPTEAVQAALESMPAWLSGGMNVGGGMVVAVGFAMVINMMATREVWPFFAIGFALAAVSQLTLIALGAIGVSLAFIYLNLSKKGGNGGGAGSNDPIGDILEDY, from the coding sequence ATGTCAGATATTTCAATTATTTCTGCAATTTTGGTCGTTTTTGTGGCCTTTCTTGCAGGTATGGAAGGTGTCCTTGACCAATTCCAATTCCATCAACCAATCGTTGCATGTACCCTCATCGGTCTTGTTACCGGTAACCTAACAGCTGGTGTTATGCTTGGAGGAACTCTCCAACTTGTTGCCCTTGGCTGGTCAAACATCGGTGCTGCGATTGCACCAGACGCTGCCCTTGCTTCTGTTGCTGCCGCTATCATCTTGATTAAGGGTGGTGACTTCTCAGCAACTGCTATCTCAGTTGCTCAAGGTCTTGCTATCCCTCTTGCTGTTGCAGGTCTTTTCCTTACAATGCTTGTGCGTACTGCATCTGTTGCCCTTGTACACGGTGCTGACGCTGCTGCAGAACGCGGTGATTTCGGTGCACTTGAGCGCTACCATTTGATCGCTCTTTCACTTCAAGGTCTTCGTATTGCTGTTCCTGCTGCCCTTCTTCTTGCTATCCCAACTGAGGCTGTTCAAGCTGCTCTTGAATCTATGCCAGCTTGGTTGTCAGGTGGTATGAACGTCGGTGGTGGTATGGTTGTTGCCGTAGGTTTCGCTATGGTTATCAACATGATGGCTACTCGTGAAGTATGGCCATTCTTCGCTATCGGTTTCGCTCTTGCTGCTGTTAGCCAATTGACACTTATCGCTCTTGGTGCTATCGGTGTATCTCTTGCCTTCATCTACCTTAACCTTTCTAAAAAAGGTGGAAACGGTGGCGGAGCTGGTTCTAACGATCCAATCGGCGACATCCTAGAAGACTACTAA
- a CDS encoding acetyl-CoA carboxylase carboxyl transferase subunit alpha, producing MTSDVARMIRLARDQARLTTLDYATQLFDDFIELHGDRNFRDDGAVVGGIGFLAGQPVTVIGIQKGKNLQDNLKRNFGQPHPEGYRKALRLMKQAEKFGRPVVTFINTAGAYPGVGAEERGQGEAIARNLMEMSDLKVPIIAIIIGEGGSGGALALAVADQVWMLENSMYAVLSPEGFASILWKDGSRAMEAAELMKITSYELEKLQVVDRVVLENGRATKEVLADIKENLVSHLAQLQALPLDELLENRYQRFRKY from the coding sequence ATGACCAGTGATGTAGCACGTATGATCCGTTTGGCACGTGACCAGGCTCGCCTGACGACCTTGGACTATGCCACACAACTCTTTGATGACTTTATCGAACTGCACGGCGATCGGAATTTCCGCGATGACGGTGCTGTAGTGGGTGGCATCGGCTTTCTAGCAGGTCAGCCAGTGACAGTTATCGGTATCCAAAAAGGGAAGAACCTTCAGGACAACCTTAAACGCAACTTTGGTCAGCCTCACCCAGAAGGCTACCGCAAGGCCCTTCGCCTCATGAAGCAGGCGGAGAAGTTCGGTCGTCCCGTTGTCACCTTTATCAATACCGCTGGAGCCTATCCAGGTGTCGGTGCCGAGGAGCGTGGGCAGGGCGAGGCTATTGCCCGTAACCTCATGGAGATGAGCGACCTCAAGGTACCCATTATCGCCATCATCATCGGCGAGGGGGGCTCTGGTGGAGCTCTGGCTCTAGCGGTCGCAGACCAGGTCTGGATGTTGGAAAACTCCATGTACGCCGTCCTCAGCCCCGAAGGTTTCGCCTCAATCCTCTGGAAAGATGGCAGTCGGGCCATGGAAGCGGCAGAACTCATGAAGATCACTTCTTACGAGTTGGAGAAACTCCAAGTGGTCGATCGGGTTGTTTTGGAAAATGGCAGAGCGACCAAGGAAGTCTTGGCTGACATCAAGGAAAACTTGGTCAGCCACTTGGCTCAACTACAAGCCTTGCCGCTTGATGAGCTACTCGAAAATCGCTATCAACGCTTTAGAAAATACTAG
- the accD gene encoding acetyl-CoA carboxylase, carboxyltransferase subunit beta yields MALFRKKDKYIRINPNRSRIESAPQAKPEVPDELFSKCPACKVILYKNDLGLEKTCQHCSYNFRITAQERLALTVDKGSFEELFTGIETTNPLDFPNYLEKLAATRQKTGLDEAVLTGKATIGGQPVALGIMDSHFIMASMGTVVGEKITRLFELATEEKLPVVLFTASGGARMQEGIMSLMQMAKISAAVKRHSNAGLFYLTVLTDPTTGGVTASFAMEGDIILAEPQTLVGFAGRRVIESTVRENLPDDFQKAEFLQEHGFVDAIVKRQDLPATISRLLRMHGGVR; encoded by the coding sequence ATGGCTTTGTTTCGCAAAAAGGACAAATATATCCGCATCAATCCCAATCGTTCGCGGATAGAGTCAGCACCTCAAGCAAAGCCAGAGGTGCCAGATGAACTATTTTCTAAATGTCCAGCTTGTAAGGTCATCCTTTACAAGAATGATTTGGGATTAGAGAAAACCTGTCAACACTGTTCCTATAATTTTCGGATTACAGCCCAGGAACGCCTGGCTTTGACAGTCGATAAAGGCTCGTTCGAGGAATTGTTTACAGGGATTGAAACCACAAATCCGCTGGACTTCCCCAATTATTTAGAGAAATTGGCAGCCACCCGTCAAAAGACAGGTTTGGACGAGGCTGTTCTGACAGGCAAGGCGACCATCGGCGGTCAGCCAGTTGCCCTTGGCATCATGGATTCGCACTTTATCATGGCTTCTATGGGAACGGTAGTTGGTGAGAAAATTACCCGCCTCTTTGAGTTGGCTACTGAAGAGAAACTGCCAGTCGTCCTCTTTACCGCATCTGGTGGTGCTCGCATGCAGGAAGGCATTATGAGCCTGATGCAAATGGCCAAGATCTCGGCAGCTGTAAAACGCCATTCCAACGCTGGCCTCTTTTACCTGACGGTCTTGACAGACCCCACAACAGGAGGTGTGACGGCTAGTTTTGCTATGGAAGGCGATATTATCCTAGCAGAACCGCAGACCTTGGTTGGTTTTGCAGGACGGCGGGTTATTGAGTCAACCGTTCGGGAAAATCTACCTGACGATTTCCAGAAGGCGGAATTTTTACAGGAACATGGTTTTGTCGATGCCATTGTCAAACGCCAGGACTTGCCAGCGACCATTAGTCGCTTGTTGAGAATGCATGGAGGTGTCAGATGA
- the fabZ gene encoding 3-hydroxyacyl-ACP dehydratase FabZ has product MIDILKIKEALPHRYPMLLVDRVLEVSEDEIVALKNVTINEPFFNGHFPDYPVMPGVLIMEALAQTAGVLELSKEENKGKLVFYAGMDKVKFKKQVVPGDQLIMTAKFVKRRGTIAVVEAKAEVDGKLAASGTLTFAIGN; this is encoded by the coding sequence ATGATTGATATTTTGAAAATTAAAGAGGCTCTTCCTCATCGCTATCCTATGCTCTTGGTCGATCGTGTCCTTGAAGTATCGGAAGATGAGATCGTCGCCCTTAAAAATGTGACCATTAACGAGCCCTTCTTCAACGGGCATTTCCCAGACTATCCTGTCATGCCAGGTGTTCTTATCATGGAGGCTTTAGCACAAACCGCAGGTGTCTTGGAGTTATCCAAGGAAGAAAACAAGGGCAAGCTGGTCTTTTATGCCGGCATGGACAAGGTCAAATTTAAGAAGCAAGTTGTACCTGGTGACCAGTTGATTATGACAGCTAAATTTGTCAAACGCCGTGGAACCATTGCGGTTGTTGAGGCAAAGGCAGAGGTGGACGGAAAACTGGCTGCGTCGGGGACGTTGACTTTTGCTATTGGAAATTAG